The Pseudomonadota bacterium region AAAGGTCTGGGTTATAGAACAAATGCCTAAAGATCCGTATTATAGCTGGGGATTGCATATAGGTTATGTTGATCAGGAAACCTATGGCATTTGGTATAAGGAGGTATATGATAAATCCGGCAAATTCAGGACATGGAAATGCAATTTTCGTCACTACAATGAATCTCCAAGCGGGCAAAACAATATTGGAGTTCAATATGATGTTTCGTGGAATATAGACGAAGTAGTACATCATGCATCAGTTTCCGGCACGGTACCGTATTCTGA contains the following coding sequences:
- a CDS encoding outer membrane lipoprotein-sorting protein; the protein is KVWVIEQMPKDPYYSWGLHIGYVDQETYGIWYKEVYDKSGKFRTWKCNFRHYNESPSGQNNIGVQYDVSWNIDEVVHHASVSGTVPYSESRLFMPASKIDPDFFTKQNFMQLSK